Proteins found in one Sorghum bicolor cultivar BTx623 chromosome 1, Sorghum_bicolor_NCBIv3, whole genome shotgun sequence genomic segment:
- the LOC8081104 gene encoding F-box protein CPR30, protein MMAEAARAQPRQQGGWLDLPEDIMHDILLRLPPKFVVRCRAVCSSWLRLASDRSFLLAHHRRQPSLPLVYFILNDVGDPEVSEYRLAVFDLRAVELQTVVRFSGHGNGWMARDRERRLALHGSCDGVLLLSSDYHLFLCNPTTRHWGRLPPLHRDHTIAGLYSHRISDDYRVLYFRRHGDGNYYYYVMAAGTRKQRLVSRQVSPIHSSWHTWFARHTPPVLLHGNLHWPPVSSRPESIAVFDTVAEVFRLMPSPAVNVNNQLVSNVKLLDMEGALAMSSSWSETYGDDGPSRVDLWFLEDYKSNVWVCKYRIELPVEDISRFLGLLDLWTAVVVSHEGDVLVDLMNRLLGYDREGNSVANLPCDCSLLEIGPHMLKRSLVPHASLPMKNHSPNKPHFV, encoded by the coding sequence ATGATGGCCGAGGCAGCGAGAGCGCAGCCGCGGCAGCAGGGCGGTTGGCTGGATCTACCTGAAGACATCATGCACGACATCCTCCTCCGCCTGCCCCCGAAGTTCGTCGTCCGCTGCCGCGCCGTCTGCAGTTCCTGGCTCCGCCTCGCCTCCGACCGCAGCTTCCTTCTCGCCCACCACCGCCGCCAGCCCTCCCTGCCCCTCGTCTACTTCATCCTCAACGACGTCGGCGACCCGGAGGTCAGCGAGTACCGGCTCGCGGTCTTCGACCTCCGCGCCGTCGAGTTGCAGACTGTCGTCAGATTCTCGGGCCACGGCAATGGGTGGATGGCCCGTGACCGTGAGAGGAGGCTCGCTCTCCATGGCTCCTGCGACGGGGTCCTCCTCCTATCCTCCGACTACCACCTATTCCTCTGCAACCCGACCACGCGCCACTGGGGTCGCCTCCCACCCCTTCACCGCGACCACACCATCGCAGGACTCTACTCGCACAGGATCTCGGACGACTACCGGGTGCTCTACTTCCGGCGCCATGGAGATggaaactactactactacgtcATGGCGGCCGGGACCAGGAAGCAGAGGCTGGTCAGTCGTCAGGTATCCCCAATACACTCCTCATGGCACACCTGGTTTGCGCGGCACACACCGCCCGTCCTCCTCCATGGCAACCTTCACTGGCCCCCTGTCTCGTCAAGACCCGAGTCCATAGCCGTCTTCGACACGGTCGCCGAAGTGTTCCGGTTGATGCCTTCTCCCGCCGTCAACGTGAACAACCAGCTCGTCTCGAATGTGAAGCTGCTTGACATGGAGGGTGCTCTTGCCATGTCAAGTAGCTGGAGCGAGACTTATGGGGATGACGGGCCCTCGAGGGTTGATCTGTGGTTTCTGGAGGACTACAAATCCAATGTTTGGGTCTGCAAGTACCGCATTGAGTTGCCGGTGGAAGATATCAGCCGTTTCCTTGGATTGCTCGATTTGTGGACTGCTGTTGTTGTGTCCCATGAGGGAGATGTGCTGGTTGATCTCATGAATCGCCTGCTGGGCTATGACAGGGAGGGCAATTCAGTTGCAAATTTGCCGTGTGATTGCAGCTTGCTGGAGATTGGTCCACATATGCTTAAGCGGAGCCTTGTTCCTCATGCATCGCTTCCGATGAAGAACCATAGTCCCAACAAACCACATTTCGTCTGA